One window of the Rhodothermales bacterium genome contains the following:
- a CDS encoding DUF4382 domain-containing protein: VTVVSCEIINSATDERETIPSSDVATMFNLLALADGGTLDVCDQEVTLTTFDQLRVVIGDVATITFGTDALTVTDTLHVASGSSSGLKFFFDDLVDVSGGGRLDILLDFVADESVVSTGPPSAPTGYVMTPVIKAVSASLNEAQLAISDEGEVVAQ; encoded by the coding sequence GTCACCGTGGTTTCGTGCGAGATCATCAATTCGGCCACCGATGAGCGCGAGACGATTCCATCGAGCGATGTCGCGACCATGTTCAACCTGCTCGCGTTAGCGGACGGCGGAACGCTCGATGTCTGTGACCAGGAGGTCACGTTAACGACATTTGATCAGCTTCGAGTCGTAATTGGCGACGTGGCAACGATCACGTTCGGAACGGATGCCTTGACCGTGACGGACACTCTTCACGTGGCCAGTGGATCATCTTCGGGGCTCAAGTTCTTCTTCGACGACCTCGTCGATGTGAGTGGTGGTGGAAGGCTGGACATTCTTCTAGACTTCGTGGCCGACGAATCGGTCGTGTCGACGGGACCTCCCTCGGCGCCTACTGGATACGTTATGACACCGGTTATCAAGGCTGTGTCTGCTTCGCTGAACGAGGCCCAACTGGCGATTTCGGATGAAGGAGAGGTAGTGGCGCAATAA